GGAGCGGTCCTGGCCAAAGCCTACGACCTCGTCCTGAACGGGCAGGAAGTGGGCGGCGGCAGCATCCGCATCTACCAGCAGGCCCTGCAGCAGCGGGTCTTCGACCTGCTGGGGATCGGCAAAGACGAGGCGCGCGCGAAGTTCGGCTTCCTGCTCGACGCCCTCGAGTTCGGAGCGCCCCCCATGGGTGGCATCGCCTTCGGGCTCGACCGCCTGGTGGCCATCCTGGCCGGCGAGGACTCGATCCGCGAGGTGATCGCGTTCCCCAAGACCCAGAGGGGCGTCGACCCGATGACCGACGCCCCGGCGCCGGCGAGCCCGGCCCAGCTCCGGGAGCTCGGAATCACCGTGGTAGACTGGGACAGGAATCCGAGTTGAGCGAAGCCACCACGGTCACCCGTCGCATCTCGCTCGCCCCCGAGATCGACCTCTTGCCGCTCCTGGGGCGCAACGACGATCATCTCCGGACCCTGGAGGGGGAGCTCGACGTGCGGATCGTCGCCCGCGGCCACGAGATCATGCTGAAGGGGGACGAGCGCCAGGTGCGCAAGGCCGAGCGCGCCATCACCCAGCTGGCCGAGCTGGTCCGCGCGGGCGCCCCGCTGCGCACGGCCGAGGTACGCGCCGCCGTCCGGATGCTGACCGACGACGAGGACGCCGATCTCAAGGCGGTCTTCGCCGACGCCATCCCGGTGCCGTCGCGCAAGAAGTGGATCGCCCCCAAGTCCCTCGGCCAGAAGCGGTACATCGACGCCATTCGCGCCCACGACATGGTCTTCGCCATCGGCCCGGCCGGCACCGGCAAGTCGTTCCTGGCGGTGGCGATGGCGGTGTCGGCGCTGACGAAGCGGGAGGTCGCGCGCATCGTGCTGACACGGCCGGCCGTGGAAGCGGGGGAGCGCCTGGGGTTCCTGCCCGGCGACCTCTACGAGAAGGTCCACCCGTACCTGCGGCCGCTCTACGACGCGCTCTACGACATGCTCGAGGCGGAGAAGGTCGCCAGCCTGATGGAAAAGGGCCTGATCGAGATCGCGCCGCTGGCCTACATGCGCGGGCGCACGCTCAACGACTCGTTCATCATCCTCGACGAGGCCCAGAACAGCACCGCCGAGCAGATGAAGATGTTCCTCACGCGCCTAGGCTTCAATTCGAAGATGGTGATCACGGGGGACATCACGCAGGTCGACCTGCCGGCCTCCCGGGGCTCGGGGCTCATCGAGGTGCAGGCCATCCTGAAGGGCGTCCCCGGCATCCGCTTCGTCTACTTCGACGATCAGGACGTCGTGCGCCATCAGCTGGTGTCGGCCATCATCCGGGCCTACGACGCCCACGACGCCCGGTCGCGCGAAGACGGCGCGTCGCCCAAACCCGCCTAGTGCCGTGCGCCATCGACAACCGCCAGCGCCGGGTCTCCTTCTCCCGGACGCGCCTGGCCCGGGCCGCTGAGCGTGCGCTCCGCGCGCTCGGGCGGGCGAACGGGGACGTCGAGATCCTCGTGGTGGACGACGCCGAGATGCGGCGACTCAACGCCGCCTTCC
The sequence above is drawn from the Candidatus Methylomirabilota bacterium genome and encodes:
- a CDS encoding PhoH family protein, with the protein product MSEATTVTRRISLAPEIDLLPLLGRNDDHLRTLEGELDVRIVARGHEIMLKGDERQVRKAERAITQLAELVRAGAPLRTAEVRAAVRMLTDDEDADLKAVFADAIPVPSRKKWIAPKSLGQKRYIDAIRAHDMVFAIGPAGTGKSFLAVAMAVSALTKREVARIVLTRPAVEAGERLGFLPGDLYEKVHPYLRPLYDALYDMLEAEKVASLMEKGLIEIAPLAYMRGRTLNDSFIILDEAQNSTAEQMKMFLTRLGFNSKMVITGDITQVDLPASRGSGLIEVQAILKGVPGIRFVYFDDQDVVRHQLVSAIIRAYDAHDARSREDGASPKPA